TCCGTCATCACCAGGCCGTCGTACAGGTTCTTCAGGTGGGGGTTCTTCTGAGAGGTCACCTCCTCCTTGGGCACGCTCTCCGTCGCCTTCTCCAAGATGTCCGCCACCTCCAGCAGGTCTTTGCAGAAGCCTTGGATTCCTGATAGGTGTGGGAAGAAAAGAGAGATGCATTCTGTATTctgaaaacagactgaacaccACAACATCATGCAACATGCCTACATATTAACTTTATACTGTGTTCCTTGCTGTCAATGAACCAAAATGACAGTTTTAAATACCACCTATAAgtatgtctgtctgctctgtccaaTGCACTGGTGAGACAAATAAATATGCAAACATTAAGTCACCATATTTCTTTGCGTCTTCCACCATCTTCTGACTCCTCGTCCTGAGGTTCTCCATGTCTGCCAGAGACCGCGTGTACTTGTCCTGTAGACCGAGACAACCACACTAATTCTGAGACCATACAGAGACCCCATGAGCAGATATTTTTCTCAAAGCTCTTCTGACTTAAGAATTCAGCCAGGACGACATCACAGCAACAGTGTAAATACGAGTCTATGTATACCTTCCAATGTCCATACTAGTATACCAGTAGGAATGTAAGCAGGCTTCATTCTAGGGGagcattttgtttttattttattatttaactaggcaagtcagtcaataactaattcgtatttacaatgacagcctaccctggccaaacccagatgacgctgcgcccattgtgcgccgccctatgggactcccaatcacagcctgttgtgatacagtctggaatcgaaccagggtctgtagtgacgcttctagcactgagatgcagtgccttagaccgctgtaccagTCGGAAGCTAGCGTGGATGTTGGAACCGAGTCTATGTAGTGGCTGGTGTAGTGACCCAGGAGTAGAGTGAAGATCCCCctcctagacactgatcttgggtcagtgtTGTGTTTCCCCCTAATGCTTAAGGTTGGATTGGAGGAGGGGAAGcttatcctagatctgtacctagggaaacttcaccctggagCCAGACTCACCGTGACCTCTTTAAGCTGCTCCTCCAGCTGACCCTTCTCCTCGGCCAAGGCCTTCTCTGCAGGGCTCTGCTCAGCCTTCTGGTCCTCCTCCGACCCCTGGCCACTCTTCTGATGAGCTGCTGTGCATAGGAGCCGCGGGGATGCCCTAACAGAACAGAGGGAAATGGGTTAGATACACAACAGAACTTCAGCTGTTTATGCAGTGGTCACTTTAGTTCACTGGTATTCTTGTAAATTAATGTAAGTGTGTAGCAATGGTTGCAACTACTTTATGTGTATGCGTCATCGGGCAAATCGTTAATTGGTGGCACGTGCCTTAAATGTTTCCTCCCCATGGTCATGGCTTCTTTCAACTTGTCAATCTCCCATTTGGTGAATCTCTCTGATTGCATGTGCTCTACTTTGCCAATACATGGGCGAAGTATATTGTGGCGTTTTAGTAGGTAAGCCATCTGACTTGGCAGCATTGTGACTAGCTGAGCATAACGTTAAACCTGCTAACGTTAGTTCATGAAAGCAaggttgtttaactagctaacgttagctagccagctacgtTAGTAGATTGAGTTAGCTATACTAGTTAATTCTTTTAACAGCCTCATAGAATTCAACTATTTTTTTATGTTCAACATTTCATTCAGTTTGCTTTCCTATAAGAAATGTGCTCCCATTATGAAAGCAGCATATGACATGTTGAAACGTTACTTAGCTAGCAAGCACCAAGGGTGATAGCAAATGGCACAAGCTAGCTAGTTACTTTACACACGACAACGTTACAATGATCTGAACAAACATATTATAAAGCACACAATGTATTACCTTATTAATGAAGGCGATGCCGCAACATAGTAACTCTGTCTTACAGCTCGTACACACCAACTCGCCATTTTTAGTGATAACACAAACTGAAGGAGCCGAGTAACCCAGCGGCAAGACCGTGAGGTTGAGCCAATCACAAATCAGAAAGATCTGCAAGTAATAGTCGCGTCCAATCAATGGTGGTATATAGAATGACGTTTTCCTGTAGTTTGGTTGAAGTGACGTTAAAGGTCGAACACTTTGCACGTGACCAAGGACAGAAATAGTTTGTTTTGTAAACTGAAGGTTATCCCTATTTTGTAACTTTTGGCAGCGATGTATCATCACCAAACCCCTGTCATTACAATGTTGGATGGATAGGGCAATGATGATGATTACTGTGGTGATGCTGATGATGATCAATAAGTTGGCCTGATGCTATAATCACATATGCATATGAACATTGCTTTTAATTCCTAATAAAAATATGACTCCACCCAGCGTTCCTCTTGAATTTAAATTTGGATGGCAAGTCTGTCCGTTTAACAATATTTTATATCCAAGGAGCCGTGAGAGTTTACATTAAACACGACTACAGTGCTGTGACAAAGTATTTGCCCCATTTtagattttctctatttttgatagtgaatgttatcagatcttcaaacAACATCTAATATTacataaagggaacctgagtttacaaatatttattaaacaaagtTATGAAACACCCAATTGCCCTGTGTGGAAAAGTAATTTCCCCCTTACACTAagtaactggttgtgccaccttcagcggcaatgactgcaaccaaatgcttcctgtagttgttaatCAGtatctcacatcgctgtggatgaattttggcccactcttgcatgcagaactgctttaactcagcaacaTTTGTCAGTTTTCAAGCATTAAATGCTCGTTTCAAGTCTTAATTGGGATTaagtctggactttgactaggccattccaaaataTGTAGGTTTTTAGCCGTTTTCacgtagacttgattgtgtgttttggataatTGTCTTGCtccagacataatgggacccatcttGTTCAAAAAGTGTgctcaagtttgccaaaaagcacctggaagcacctggatgatcatcaagactctagGAAGAAttttctatggacagatgagtcaaaagtataacttttttgaCGACAAGGGTCCCATTAcgtaaaaatagagaaaatcagaaaggggtgaaatactttttcacggcactgcATATGTCTCGTTACAGTTAAAAAACCATGGAGACTCGCCATCCCACATTTTATACAACTAGTCTGAAACTCCTCCAGGCAATGTTAATCTTAACTGGCAAACCTCAAAGCCCTTCCTTTGCTTCACAGGAGCAGCTCAGAATGAAAAAAAAACAACAGAAGAATGGTTGTAAAAAATCTCTGCAGCAGGTTTTGTCTGTCGGATGCAAAACGTTAGCACAAAAATCAGAGTCATTTTATGGCAATGACAAGTGGCCTTCAGAGTGCGTCTGACTGTCAAGATGGGGCATTGTATTGTACATCAGAAGTCAGCATGTGGGAGCTCTGGATGATAGACAAGTTTCCCACAGTTGGAGGGCTGATCAAGTGGATTTTCCCAATCGTATGTATAAATTcccacttcccacttggttacgaacACAGCATTATTGCAGTTTGTCGCCTCGTGTTCCCAGTTTATAACTGCCCCTGGTGGGTCAAACAG
The sequence above is drawn from the Salvelinus namaycush isolate Seneca chromosome 36, SaNama_1.0, whole genome shotgun sequence genome and encodes:
- the LOC120030337 gene encoding grpE protein homolog 1, mitochondrial-like, giving the protein MASWCVRAVRQSYYVAASPSLIRASPRLLCTAAHQKSGQGSEEDQKAEQSPAEKALAEEKGQLEEQLKEVTDKYTRSLADMENLRTRSQKMVEDAKKYGIQGFCKDLLEVADILEKATESVPKEEVTSQKNPHLKNLYDGLVMTETQVQKVFAKHGLFKLNPDRGQKFDPYEHEALFHAPVEGKEPGTVAIVTKVGYKLHGRTLRPALVGVAKAP